From one Chiloscyllium plagiosum isolate BGI_BamShark_2017 chromosome 24, ASM401019v2, whole genome shotgun sequence genomic stretch:
- the LOC122562002 gene encoding E3 ubiquitin/ISG15 ligase TRIM25-like — protein MSSSARASSQEKFVCALCLDMFSDPATIPCGHSFCLPCIARYWELSSDTGKANCPQCLRTFTPIPTLQKNLTLCEILEDLQASGEISSGSHPAGPGDVTCDICTKTKVKGRKSCLDCLLTYCGPHLQPHHQEAALKDHVLVDPIKHLHTQRDCAAHGEPLDWFCRTEGESICRLCVAEQHIIHDVVTVPEEVAQQQELILRNSSTLKQQLQKTLAEISDLQVNVDSVKNSSQEVRTEITQKFTAMVKLIEEAHKEAIVLINNDEQVTLGQAKTMRAQLQQRCTELTAREDQLRTLLKINDNLIFLQESSCVKTRAQPLESPQFQQTDAQSTMACVKVSVNDLATSIKQQVISFCKQIQDKQNIGRTCSETKQIRPANPKKVMIKKGLQCYNLKTGMTKEDFIRSTPSIMEAPQSGRRMELLRYAESLRFDVRSAHCLLNFHNSYQTVSSLIELKYPDDPLRFNVQPQILCENRWFNLKRYYCEVEVYKPQTTNHICIGITSPCIQRKGADTSCILGRYNQSWCLDLFLTPRNTFLVFGNGVESEVPRVAYNRIGMSLEANTLSFYGVTDTMNLIHKFSNVHFKEAHPAFRIEDGTALSLCQPQ, from the exons AtgtcttcttcagccagagccaGCTCCCAGGAGAAATTTGTCTGTGCCCTCTGCCTGGATATGTTCAGTGACCCAGCCACTATACCATGTGGGCACAGTTTCTGCTTGCCATGTATTGCCAGGTACTGGGAGCTGAGCTCTGACACAGGGAAGGCTAACTGCCCTCAATGTCTCCGCACCTTCACTCCCATACCCACACTGCAGAAAAACCTCACTTTATGTGAGATCCTGGAAGACCTCCAGGCCAGTGGTGAGATCTCTTCTGGCTCTCATCCAGCTGGACCGGGGGATGTCACCTGCGATATCTGCACCAAGAccaaagtgaaaggcaggaaaaGTTGCTTGGACTGCCTGCTCACATACTGCGGGCCCCACTTGCAGCCTCATCACCAGGAGGCAGCTCTGAAGGACCATGTCCTTGTTGACCCCATCAAGCATCTCCACACCCAACGAGACTGTGCAGCTCATGGGGAGCCCTTGGACTGGTTCTGTCGGACCGAGGGGGAGAGTATTTGCAGGTTATGTGTTGCGGAACAGCACATAATCCATGATGTGGTGACtgtaccagaggaagtggctcAACAACAG GAACTGATTCTGCGTAACTCATCAACTCTGAAACAACAGCTGCAAAAGACATTGGCAGAGATCAGTGACCTGCAGGTGAATGTCGATTCAGTCAAG AATTCCTCACAGGAGGTGAGAACTGAGATCACCCAGAAATTCACAGCCATGGTCAAACTCATCGAAGAAGCCCACAAAGAAGCGATTGTGCTGATTAATAACGATGAGCAAGTGACACTGGGCCAAGCCAAGACTATGAGggcccagctgcagcagaggtgtaCTGAGCTCACTGCTCGTGAAGACCAACTGAGAACGCTGCTGAAGATCAATGACAACCTGATATTTCTGCAG GAATCCAGTTGTGTAAAAACAAGAGCCCAGCCTCTGGAGTCCCCACAATTCCAACAAACAGATGCACAGTCCACAATGGCTTGTGTCAAAGTCTCTGTCAATGATCTTGCCACATCGATTAAACAGCAAGTGATCTCATTTTGCAAGCAAATCCAAGACAAGCAAAATATTG GAAGAACCTGTTCTGAGACCAAGCAGATCAGGCCGG CTAATCCAAAGAAAGTCATGATCAAGAAAGGTTTGCAATGTT ACAATCTAAAGACAGGCATGACCAAGGAAGATTTTATACGTT CCACTCCAAGCATCATGGAAGCCCCCCAGTCAGGGCGCAGAATGGAATTGTTAAGGT atgctgaaaGTCTCCGATTTGATGTGCGTTCTGCACATTGTTTACTTAACTTCCACAATAGTTATCAGACTGTGTCAAGTTTAATTGAACTGAAATACCCTGATGATCCTTTGAGATTTAATGTCCAACCACAAATCCTGTGTGAGAATCGTTGGTTCAACCTCAAGCGCTACTATTGTGAAGTGGAGGTGTACAAACCTCAGACGACTAACCATATCTGTATCGGCATCACATCTCCCTGCATCCAAAGAAAAGGGGCCGACACCTCCTGTATCCTTGGTAGATATAACCAGTCATGGTGTTTAGATTTGTTTCTAACACCACGTAACACCTTCTTGGTTTTTGGTAATGGAGTAGAGTCTGAAGTACCGCGCGTAGCATACAACAGAATCGGAATGTCCCTGGAAGCCAATACCTTGTCATTTTATGGTGTGACAGATACAATGAATCTAATCCACAAATTCTCAAATGTTCATTTTAAGGAAGCCCATCCTGCTTTTCGAATTGAGGATGGGACGGCGCTGagtctttgtcaacctcaatga